The DNA window TAACAGCGGTAAACCGGATTATCGCGGCGCGGCGGCACAAATCTTTGAGGCTTGAGGATGTTGGCAAGCTCACCGTATCAATTGCCAAGGTTCGGCCGTTTATTTGCGCGATCGATTGGAGCCCGACGGCGCTAACAGACCGTGCTGATTTGCGAAATTTGCTCGCTCCCAAGCAGGAGCAGCTGGAACTGTTCGCGGCATGAGTGCTCACCGTCAAACCGAGGATAATCTGCATTATTCGGTGTCGATGCTGGAGCCCGATGATTTTGCGTTCTGGCGGCATAAGGCCCGCCAATTGGTCCAATCCAATATTCCTCCAGAGAGAGTCAGCTGGAGCGAAGCTGGGGGCTGCGGCGATTTGTTTTCTGGTGGCGACACACAATTGCCCCCGGTTCCCAATGACGCAGCGACAGTCCGGGCGAGCAAGCGCTTTCTCAGCTTGGCGAAAAATGTCGTGCTGCATACGGATTTGGAGAGGTTCGCCCTCTTGTATGGTCTATTGTGGCGGCAACAAAGTAATCCGCGCATCATGGAGGACAAGACCGACAATGATGTCCGCCGGGCCGAAGAATTAGACAAGGCAGTAAGGCGGGACAGCCATAAGATGCACGCTTTTGTCCGGTTCCGCATGGTCGAACTGGAGAACGGCGAAGAGCATTACATCGCTTGGTTCGAGCCAGACCATCATATTGTTCGGGCCAATGCTGGCTTTTTTAAGCGCCGGTTCGCCAATATGCATTGGTCCATCCTGACGCCTCGCGGGTGCATCCACTGGGACGGTGATAGCATGCGGGAAAGCCCACCTGCCCGGCGGGGCGATGCACCCTGCGATGATCCGACCGAAGATCTATGGCGCAAATACTATGCCTCCATTTTCAACCCGGCGCGATTGAAAGTTAGCGCGATGATGAGCGAAATGCCGAAGAAATACTGGAAGAACTTACCCGAGGCGTCGTTGATTCCAGAGCTTATTGCCAATGCGCAAAAACGGGAATCGCAAATGGTTGCAGCCGGCGAACAGGATTTTCAAGCCAAGCCCGAAACTCTTGAAGAAGTGGGCACTGCGATTAATCGGTGCCGCAATTGCCCGATCGGCGACTGCGCTACACAGGCAGTGATGGGTGAGGGACCAAAGAATGCGCGCCTGATGATTATAGGCGAGCAGCCCGGCGATGATGAGGATAAGGCAGGCAAACCCTTTGTCGGCCCGGCTGGCCAGCTGCTCGATGTGCATCTGGAAAAATCCGGTATTGATCGCAAGGATGCGTACGTCACCAATGCGGTGAAGCACTTCAAGTTTGTCTTGAAACAGACCGCGCGCGGGAAAATCCGGCTGCACCAATCACCGGCAGCAAAGGAGATCGACACCTGCCGCTGGTGGGTCGAGGCCGAGCGCGATATTGTGAAGCCAAAGCTTGTACTAGCGCTGGGTGCCAGCGCAGCCCGCGTTGTTTTTGGTAAGACAGTCAGTATTTCTCAGGCACGGGGCAAGCCGATACCGCTTGAGGACGGCAGCGAGCTGTGGATTACGGCGCATCCGTCATACTTACTGAGGCTAGAGGGAGAAGCGCGGGCAACGCAGACACAGCTATTCGATGCCGATTTGGCCGCAGTGCAGCAAAGGTTGGTCCAACTCTAATTGCCGGGTCGCCGCAGGTTTAAAGCGGATTGCCGTCCTGATCGCGAAAAATCTCGCGCCGTCCGACATGATTGGCCGGCCCCACCAGGCCTTCGCCTTCCATCCGTTCGATCCATTTAGCGGCGGTGTTGTAGCCAACGCCCATTTGTCGCTGGAGCCATGAGCCGCTGGCTTTCTGGTTTTCGATTACGATCTGGCATGCCTGACGGTATTTGCGTTCGTCGGGATTATCGCTCGCGGTCATTTCGTCTTCGTAATTGAAGCCGCCGCCATCTTCTGGCTCTTCAGTGACCGCGTCGACGTAATCTGGCTTGCCTTGGCTGCGCCAATGGTTGGCGACCGCCTCGACCTCTTCATCCGAAACGAACGGACAATGCACGCGGACCATCGCGCCGGTGTTCGGCTTATACAGCATGTCGCCCTTGCCCAGCAACTGCTCGGAGCCTTGCTCCCCCAAAATGGTCCGGCTGTCGATCCGGCTGGTTACTTTGAAGCTGATCCGTGTTGGAAGGTTAGCCTTGATCACGCCAGTGATGACATCGACCGATGGCCGCTGCGTCGCCATAATCAAATGGATGCCTGCGGCGCGTGATTTCTGGCTGAGACGCTGGATGAGGACTTCGATTTCCTTGCCAACGGT is part of the Pontixanthobacter gangjinensis genome and encodes:
- a CDS encoding UdgX family uracil-DNA binding protein (This protein belongs to the uracil DNA glycosylase superfamily, members of which act in excision repair of DNA. However, it belongs more specifically to UdgX branch, whose founding member was found to bind uracil in DNA (where it does not belong), without cleaving it, appears to promote DNA repair by a pathway involving RecA, rather than base excision.), which codes for MSAHRQTEDNLHYSVSMLEPDDFAFWRHKARQLVQSNIPPERVSWSEAGGCGDLFSGGDTQLPPVPNDAATVRASKRFLSLAKNVVLHTDLERFALLYGLLWRQQSNPRIMEDKTDNDVRRAEELDKAVRRDSHKMHAFVRFRMVELENGEEHYIAWFEPDHHIVRANAGFFKRRFANMHWSILTPRGCIHWDGDSMRESPPARRGDAPCDDPTEDLWRKYYASIFNPARLKVSAMMSEMPKKYWKNLPEASLIPELIANAQKRESQMVAAGEQDFQAKPETLEEVGTAINRCRNCPIGDCATQAVMGEGPKNARLMIIGEQPGDDEDKAGKPFVGPAGQLLDVHLEKSGIDRKDAYVTNAVKHFKFVLKQTARGKIRLHQSPAAKEIDTCRWWVEAERDIVKPKLVLALGASAARVVFGKTVSISQARGKPIPLEDGSELWITAHPSYLLRLEGEARATQTQLFDADLAAVQQRLVQL